The genomic interval tttttattaaaagggTGTTCTATCCTACTATTCAATCATATATGATTACTCAACTATCCTAGTACTATTATCTCTAGTGTAATTTTTGATCGATCAGACGTATCATAGCAACTACGAGACCGTAGTTACTATAACGTAAATATTATATGAGAAGGTCGAACTTGTATTGTAACAATTACAATTTTATAACTACTATATGTGAATTCTACCAACATTGAGTATATTAAATTGTATTATAATGACTATGAAATTGTAATTGCTATAATATATATAGTAACTATAAAATCAAAATTACTATAAGATGCCCAACTGGATCCAAATTTAAACAAGAGATAATGATACTATAAGAAAATTGGATAATTATACACTATTAAACAGTAAACtaagatgatgatttgaaaaaaaaaatgcattttTAACTTTTACCCttaaaacaaatataaataaatataaatttttatccaACTGAATACTAAATTTGCtcagaaatatttaatttatttaaaatcctaaATGCAAAATATCAGGGACTCCCGAGTTGcccaaattttttttatattccaaGCAATGCActtcgtttctatttgtattcTCCAAAGAAGTCGACTCGTTTACTTATCTCGCCATGGCATGCTTGCAGGCTTGTATTTTTGTCTGTAACTGTATGTATCAACAGCTGGAGATAGAAGCAATGCCCAGCTATATATTCATATTCTTGCTGCCTAGCTCCTCCATGTATGGGATGCAATttgtgcttgatactttgaaAACCTACTGCCTTGTGAAACAATAACATGAACAACATTCTGCTCAAAGTATTTCAAGGAGAAGGAAGCCACTGATCTTATTAGAGTAATCCGACATGGTAAACACACTGAAAACACACACATCAAAGGGAAGAACTTCTGGATTCGATAAATAGGTCTGGCATAAATTGGAAAATAACTTGGGACAAAAGCCTCTCCTGAATTCTCAGACTTGAAAACAAACAGGTTGTTGTGGTTCCTTCTAAGTCTCTGTCTACTTGGCGGCAGCTTCTCCCTCAACTGCCAGAGGAACCGACTCAGcctgaaaataacaatggagataATGCATATGTTACTTAGTCAAAATGGTAAACAATGAGAAAACTCAAGTAAATAGAGTAATGCAGGTGGGGTGTGGCTGTACCAGTTGACGATATTTGAGGGCATAGAACATCTCCAGGTAACGACGAGTCTCACGCCGTTCCAGGTTGGAGACATACTTCCAGAATCCATAGACTCCAGTGAGTGTCATCAACCTCTCAGAGTAGAGCTTCCAGGTATACCTGTTTTATTTGAGTTTTTAGAGTGCTTGTTAGATATAGCTGTTCAGAACCTTAGTTTCGGTATCAATTCATGAAAGAAGCTTACTTTTCTTCAATTCTCTGTAGTCCCCCTAGCGAGATTTTCTCCCAGTGGGTTGGGTCTTCCTTGCACTTCTTAAAGAAGTTTACAATGATTTCAGCAGCTTTGTCGCCCTGGTAAGGATCAATGTGGAAGCCAGACACCCCATCAACTATAATTTCTCCAGGTCCTCCGTGCAGGGTTGCAAATGTTGGCAGCCCGCAGGTCATTGATTCAACAACAGTGAGCCCGAAGGCTTCATAGAACGCGGGCTAAATACAAAGCAAACAAACAACAGGTTAGCTAAACCTTGTGGCGaacatcaaaatttaaatatggcATTGTTTGTAAATGAAGAGCAGTACTTGAACGAAGACTCCTTTGGTGTCGGCGATATAACGATAGAGTTCACCATTGCGAACCCGGTTCATTTGGGCTGAGATCCATCGAAAATGTCCGTGCAGATTGTACTTCTCAATGTGGTCATACATCTTCTTGAACTCTGCTTGTTCCTCAAGGTCCTTCGACTCTTTTCCATGATCTCCACAAACCACCACAAGGTTTGCCAGCTCCTTCAAGCGCTCATTCCGACCATAGAATTCAACCAGACCCGTTAAGTTCTTCACCCTATCCAGCCTTGCCATGGAGAAGATAATGGGCTTCTTGGTGTCACTCAGCACACCTCTGCATGATTCTCAAGTTTGTCACTGCATTAATCAAACAACAATTTTAAATGTACCAGAAGCTAAAGGCCCTTAATTACTTGTGCTCTGTGTTATCTTCGGGGTTGAACAATAGCTCTTCGATCTCTGGGTGAAGAGATGTCAATCGCTTGTGCTTTTCAGTGTATGGAAAGTAAATGGACATATCAGCACCAGGTGAGACAATATTGAATTTTGGATCAAAGACATCGATTCCATGAACAACTCGGTAGAGTCCAGGAAGAGTAAAGGCAGTGTGAGACTCATACTGCCCCACGGTATCCTTGCTGAAACCAGATAAGAAATAGGAAACATCCATTTAGATCTATCTCAATAGTAATTTTGCCAAGAAACAATTGATTAGAAAAGCATTTGGCTTGAGTATTACCTTCCAGAAATTTCCTGGAAGGTGCTAGTGATGATAAAATCGGCATGATTCATAGCAATCAAATCAGCTGTGAATTGGCAAGAGAAGTGATACTGATTCTCAAATTTCTTCCAGTAAATATCTGAGTTAGGGTATTTTGTCTTCTCCAGAGCATGGGCAATAGTGCACTGCATGAAAAAGACAATGAGCTAACTTACCATGCACCAAACTTATTGGTTTTATCGAGCAAGGCAGCTACATACAAAGAGAAGCTCAAACCTGGGTTACTCCCAATTTATGCGCAAGCAAAGTTGACACTAGATTTCCATCACTGTAGTTACCAATGATTAGATCAGGGGTGGCTTGTAGTTCTCCAGCCAACTCATTTGCAACATCCTACCGGAAAAGAACAACAAAAGCCTTTAGAACAAATTTAACAAAGAAAACCCCTTAAATAAAGGTGATAGGATTAGGTTTACCTCGGTATATGTTTCTAGGTATGGCCATACTTCGAAACGGGAGATCCATTTGCGGACAATTCCATTTTCTGTTCTAAATGGAACTCGAAGAATATGAGTGTGCTCAGTTCCAAGAACCTTTTCAAGCCGCTGCCCGCAAGTTGTGCCGACTGCATCAGGGAGCAACCTGGTAACCTGCATTTCGAATCAAAGAACAAGAATTTTTTCAGAACCTATTTATTATTGAGAATTCTAAGGGAAAGATTGAGTAGATTCAGTTCTGTTTCTTACAATTAGAATTCTAGGCGTGATATCTAGTCCTTGACGTTTGATCCTCAAAAGCATCTCATCTTCCAAAGCACGGACTTGATCCAAAATATACACGACCTGCACATGAATTCAAGTGACAAACAATACAACATGAAGTACATGGACACTGATCCAGATAGATCATACCTGACCACCAGTATCAGGATAACCCAAAACATTAGCCTGGGCAAAATACCCATGTGGAGAAAGGATCACAACATTGAACATCATAGGAATTGTTCCCAGGAAAGTCTCCAAGGTGGTCGGATCAGGGGCCTC from Zingiber officinale cultivar Zhangliang chromosome 6B, Zo_v1.1, whole genome shotgun sequence carries:
- the LOC121992446 gene encoding sucrose synthase 2; amino-acid sequence: MPQRSLTRALSVRERIGDSLSSHPNELVALFSRFIHQGKGMLQPHQLLAEYGATFSEADKEKLKDGAFEDVIKAAQEAIVIPPWVALAIRPRPGVWEYVRVNISELAVEELTIPEYLHFKEELADGSPQNNNFVLELDFEPFNASFPRPSLSKSIGNGVQFLNRHLSSKLFQDKESLYPLLNFLRKHNYKGMSMMLNDRIQSLSALRAALRKAEQHLLSIPLDTPYSEFHHRFQELGLEKGWGDSAQRVYETIHLLLDLLEAPDPTTLETFLGTIPMMFNVVILSPHGYFAQANVLGYPDTGGQVVYILDQVRALEDEMLLRIKRQGLDITPRILIVTRLLPDAVGTTCGQRLEKVLGTEHTHILRVPFRTENGIVRKWISRFEVWPYLETYTEDVANELAGELQATPDLIIGNYSDGNLVSTLLAHKLGVTQCTIAHALEKTKYPNSDIYWKKFENQYHFSCQFTADLIAMNHADFIITSTFQEISGSKDTVGQYESHTAFTLPGLYRVVHGIDVFDPKFNIVSPGADMSIYFPYTEKHKRLTSLHPEIEELLFNPEDNTEHKGVLSDTKKPIIFSMARLDRVKNLTGLVEFYGRNERLKELANLVVVCGDHGKESKDLEEQAEFKKMYDHIEKYNLHGHFRWISAQMNRVRNGELYRYIADTKGVFVQPAFYEAFGLTVVESMTCGLPTFATLHGGPGEIIVDGVSGFHIDPYQGDKAAEIIVNFFKKCKEDPTHWEKISLGGLQRIEEKYTWKLYSERLMTLTGVYGFWKYVSNLERRETRRYLEMFYALKYRQLAESVPLAVEGEAAAK